One Thiobacillus sp. genomic region harbors:
- the cas5e gene encoding type I-E CRISPR-associated protein Cas5/CasD yields the protein MDALILRFDAPLMSFGGVMVDQHNVTDRFPGLSLFAGLLANALGWHHHDGQRIGRLQERLIIASRWDLAGEAMRDYHTVDLGQEKMRHPGWTTRGLAEHRDGGDAKFGTHQRFRHYWANGIVTSALALADADEAPDLAAIEAALRYPARPLFIGRKTCLPACRILIGRRSGDDVHAILGAEPHATCRVRKSEGAMPARWPADLGQATEAQIHPVYDQRDWHNQWHAGSRLVAEGPLNEVMPCT from the coding sequence ATGGACGCCCTCATTCTGCGTTTCGACGCTCCACTTATGAGCTTCGGCGGGGTCATGGTCGATCAGCACAACGTCACCGACCGCTTCCCCGGTCTGTCGCTGTTCGCCGGCCTCCTGGCCAACGCCCTCGGCTGGCACCACCACGACGGGCAGCGCATCGGCCGTCTCCAGGAACGGTTGATCATCGCCTCCCGCTGGGACTTGGCCGGTGAAGCCATGCGCGACTACCACACCGTCGATCTCGGCCAGGAGAAGATGCGCCACCCCGGCTGGACCACCCGCGGCCTGGCGGAACACCGTGACGGAGGAGACGCCAAATTCGGCACCCACCAGCGATTCCGCCATTACTGGGCCAACGGTATCGTCACCAGTGCCCTCGCCCTCGCCGATGCCGACGAGGCCCCGGACCTTGCCGCAATCGAAGCCGCCCTGAGGTACCCGGCCCGTCCCCTGTTCATTGGCCGCAAGACCTGTCTGCCCGCTTGCCGCATCCTGATCGGCCGGCGCAGTGGCGACGACGTCCACGCCATCCTCGGCGCCGAGCCCCACGCCACCTGCCGGGTGCGAAAAAGCGAGGGTGCTATGCCCGCCCGCTGGCCGGCTGATCTGGGGCAGGCCACGGAAGCCCAGATCCACCCCGTCTACGACCAACGCGACTGGCACAACCAGTGGCACGCCGGCAGCCGCCTAGTTGCAGAAGGTCCGCTCAACGAGGTGATGCCATGCACTTGA
- a CDS encoding type II toxin-antitoxin system HipA family toxin, translated as MRSDAYTEAFVWVWLPDATAPVVAGRLFADGDELRFNYGQSFLSRPGAIPLYLPELPLRSGALPLLEGLSMPGCLRDAAPDAWGRRVILNKKFGTKGAQLDGMDLSELVFLLESGSDRIGALDFQTSPTQYVPRNAQNASLEELQQAAERVERGTPLTPELDLALRHGTAIGGARPKALIEDGSRKFIAKFSASTDLYSVVKAEFVAMRLALLAEMEAAPVSIVRAAGKDVLLVERFDRVRNQAGWVRKPMVSALTILGLDEMLARYASYSDLAAVIRNRFTGSKATLRELFSRMVFNILCGNTDDHARNHAAFWDGEQLTLTPAYDVCPQARTGQEASQAMLIHGNDNMSRLSTCLAGVESYHLNLGEAITIVEAQLHAIREHWDDVCAEAGLTSVDRNLLQGGVFLNPFAFTGLEGDAASLRRLADEIRTGF; from the coding sequence ATGCGTTCTGACGCCTACACGGAGGCCTTTGTCTGGGTCTGGTTGCCCGATGCGACGGCGCCAGTGGTGGCCGGTCGCCTCTTCGCGGACGGGGACGAATTGCGGTTCAACTACGGCCAATCCTTCTTGTCCCGTCCCGGCGCCATCCCCCTCTACCTCCCGGAGTTGCCGCTTCGTTCGGGCGCGTTGCCCCTGCTCGAGGGCCTGTCCATGCCGGGGTGCCTCCGCGACGCTGCACCTGACGCCTGGGGCCGGCGGGTGATCCTGAACAAGAAATTCGGCACGAAAGGCGCCCAGCTGGACGGGATGGACTTGTCCGAGCTCGTCTTTTTGCTCGAGTCGGGATCCGACCGAATCGGGGCACTGGACTTTCAGACTTCACCAACACAATACGTCCCCCGCAACGCGCAGAACGCCAGCCTTGAAGAGCTGCAACAGGCTGCCGAACGTGTTGAGCGGGGTACCCCGCTCACTCCCGAGCTTGATCTGGCCTTGCGACATGGCACCGCCATCGGCGGTGCCCGTCCCAAGGCACTGATCGAGGACGGCAGCCGCAAGTTCATTGCAAAATTCTCGGCATCGACCGATCTATACAGCGTGGTGAAAGCCGAGTTCGTGGCCATGCGGCTGGCCTTGCTCGCGGAAATGGAAGCCGCTCCCGTTTCCATCGTCCGCGCCGCAGGCAAGGACGTCCTGCTGGTCGAGCGGTTCGACCGGGTGCGGAACCAGGCTGGCTGGGTGCGCAAGCCGATGGTTTCTGCCCTGACCATCCTCGGCCTGGACGAGATGCTGGCGCGCTACGCCAGCTACTCGGACTTGGCAGCCGTCATTCGAAACCGGTTCACGGGTTCAAAGGCCACGCTGCGGGAACTGTTCAGCAGGATGGTGTTCAACATCCTGTGCGGCAACACGGATGACCACGCCCGAAACCACGCCGCCTTCTGGGACGGCGAACAGCTCACCCTCACACCGGCCTACGATGTCTGCCCCCAGGCCCGAACCGGGCAGGAGGCGAGCCAGGCCATGCTCATACACGGCAACGACAACATGAGCCGCTTGAGCACCTGCCTGGCGGGGGTGGAGTCATATCATTTGAATTTGGGCGAGGCCATCACCATTGTCGAGGCCCAACTGCATGCCATCCGGGAGCATTGGGATGACGTATGCGCCGAGGCGGGCCTGACCTCGGTAGACCGCAACCTGCTCCAGGGCGGGGTGTTCCTCAACCCGTTCGCATTTACCGGCTTGGAGGGCGACGCCGCTTCGCTGCGCCGTCTGGCTGACGAAATTCGGACGGGATTCTAG
- the casB gene encoding type I-E CRISPR-associated protein Cse2/CasB translates to MSTPEPRWPAAHVPALSRTLGDPHFPNGERAALKRMALDGAAPLALHRLLLRHVDEAWQGERWLPDWRLLVCALAIQRDGGFDPARPLGQALAEARYAESRLERLLSADGDTLRALALRAARQIAAKGIACDWRHLADLLFATSPEARERINTRIARDYYRNLKED, encoded by the coding sequence ATGAGCACCCCTGAACCTCGCTGGCCTGCCGCTCATGTGCCGGCTCTCTCCCGCACCCTCGGCGATCCTCACTTTCCCAATGGAGAACGCGCCGCGCTAAAGCGCATGGCCCTGGATGGGGCAGCCCCCCTGGCACTGCACCGCCTCCTGTTGCGCCATGTGGACGAAGCCTGGCAGGGCGAACGCTGGCTGCCCGACTGGCGCCTATTGGTCTGCGCGCTGGCCATCCAGCGCGACGGTGGTTTCGATCCTGCTCGCCCCTTGGGCCAGGCCCTGGCCGAAGCGCGCTATGCCGAAAGCCGGCTGGAACGCTTGTTGTCAGCTGACGGCGACACCCTGCGCGCCCTGGCCCTGCGTGCCGCCCGCCAGATCGCCGCCAAAGGCATCGCCTGCGACTGGCGCCACCTGGCTGACCTCCTCTTCGCCACTAGCCCGGAGGCCCGCGAACGTATCAACACCCGAATCGCCCGTGATTACTACCGCAACCTCAAGGAGGACTGA
- the cas7e gene encoding type I-E CRISPR-associated protein Cas7/Cse4/CasC, whose protein sequence is MFLQIHTLTSYAAGLLNRDDAGLAKRIPFGNAERMRVSSQCLKKHWRDDFHRNLDLPGGIRSRLFFEREILARVVEAGINQETATKLTEALLKRLIQGGQKKDAPLQLNQPVLFGKPEADYLVSLIKECAGAESDPVKLLDERLKAEKGNLQAMWKTAGVSLVAGIEGALFGRFVTSDILARTDAAVHVAHAFTVHPLATEVDYFTVVDDLKEADEDAGAAHAGDMELGAGLFYGYIVVDVPLLVSNLCGCDPTAWKKQPKETIQDVRDVLSRLIEAIATVSPGAKLGATAPYARAACVLLETGKTQPRTLANAYLEALKPKGNLERQAVEALGQHLAALDAMYGREENRFVSTTVTTESLADVPRAPLKASIAAVLDSLFGAG, encoded by the coding sequence ATGTTCCTGCAAATCCACACCCTCACTTCCTACGCCGCCGGCCTGCTCAACCGAGACGATGCCGGGCTCGCCAAGCGCATTCCCTTTGGCAATGCAGAGCGGATGCGGGTGTCCTCGCAATGTTTGAAAAAACACTGGCGTGACGACTTCCACCGTAACCTCGATCTTCCTGGCGGCATCCGCTCCCGACTGTTCTTCGAACGGGAAATCCTGGCCCGCGTTGTCGAAGCCGGCATCAACCAGGAAACCGCGACTAAACTCACCGAAGCCTTACTCAAGCGCCTGATCCAGGGCGGCCAGAAGAAGGATGCTCCCTTGCAACTCAACCAGCCCGTCCTGTTCGGCAAGCCCGAGGCGGATTACCTGGTCAGCCTGATCAAGGAATGCGCCGGAGCCGAAAGCGACCCCGTCAAGTTGCTGGACGAACGCCTGAAGGCCGAGAAAGGCAATCTGCAGGCCATGTGGAAGACAGCCGGTGTGAGTCTAGTCGCAGGCATCGAAGGTGCTCTGTTCGGCCGCTTCGTCACCTCCGACATTCTCGCCCGCACCGATGCCGCGGTGCATGTCGCTCACGCCTTCACTGTGCATCCGCTGGCCACCGAAGTGGACTACTTCACCGTGGTGGACGACCTCAAGGAAGCCGATGAAGACGCCGGTGCAGCGCACGCCGGCGATATGGAACTGGGGGCCGGCCTGTTCTATGGCTACATCGTGGTGGACGTGCCCCTGCTCGTCTCAAATCTGTGCGGCTGCGATCCGACTGCTTGGAAAAAGCAACCGAAGGAAACTATCCAGGATGTCCGTGACGTGTTGAGCCGCCTCATCGAAGCCATCGCCACCGTCAGCCCCGGTGCCAAGTTGGGCGCCACCGCCCCCTATGCCCGCGCCGCTTGCGTCCTGCTGGAAACTGGCAAGACCCAGCCGCGCACCCTCGCCAACGCCTACCTCGAGGCCTTGAAGCCCAAAGGCAACCTGGAACGGCAAGCGGTGGAGGCCCTCGGACAGCACCTGGCCGCCCTCGACGCCATGTATGGCCGTGAGGAAAACCGCTTCGTCTCCACTACCGTTACCACCGAAAGCCTGGCCGACGTGCCCCGCGCCCCGCTCAAGGCCAGCATCGCCGCAGTCCTCGACAGCCTGTTCGGAGCCGGCTGA
- a CDS encoding trypsin-like peptidase domain-containing protein, producing MPHAIFKFMALIGVLVAGPALAWHQDWQARVLRVEVTRADGTQELGSAVPLAGDRLVTNCHVLRNAARIEVQVGDEARLARTDLTDAYRDLCFLTLPGLNASPMPMIELGETRVGLEVAAVGWPAGEFAVSRGRVIGLHACECDGGRVIQTSAPFDRGASGGGLFDHDGRLVGILTFKAKAGGNFHFALPVGWLRHMAESKLEPIAGHQTFWEAPGRESGYFLTACDLGAKENWRALQRLAEEWCEQEPNNPEAWMALGRALRGRDQAEDAAAAFQKVLMLDSTHAEAKWALEQLEFELSKSLMPTGAL from the coding sequence ATGCCGCATGCCATCTTTAAATTCATGGCCTTGATCGGCGTCTTGGTGGCCGGCCCAGCCCTGGCCTGGCACCAGGACTGGCAGGCCAGGGTGTTGCGGGTGGAAGTCACCCGCGCCGATGGCACCCAGGAGCTGGGCTCCGCCGTGCCCCTGGCGGGAGACCGTCTGGTGACCAACTGCCACGTGCTTCGCAATGCGGCGCGCATCGAGGTGCAGGTGGGCGACGAGGCGCGTCTAGCCCGCACCGACCTGACGGACGCCTACCGGGATTTATGCTTCCTCACCCTGCCGGGCCTTAATGCCTCCCCCATGCCCATGATCGAACTGGGCGAGACCCGGGTGGGGCTGGAAGTGGCGGCGGTGGGCTGGCCGGCGGGCGAGTTCGCCGTGAGCCGGGGCCGGGTCATCGGCCTGCACGCCTGCGAATGCGACGGCGGCCGGGTCATCCAGACCTCCGCCCCCTTCGACCGGGGCGCCAGCGGCGGCGGCCTGTTCGACCACGACGGCCGCCTGGTGGGCATCCTCACCTTCAAGGCCAAGGCGGGGGGCAACTTCCACTTCGCCCTGCCGGTGGGCTGGCTGCGGCACATGGCGGAGAGCAAGCTGGAACCCATCGCCGGGCATCAGACCTTCTGGGAGGCCCCCGGCAGGGAGAGCGGCTATTTCCTGACCGCCTGCGACCTGGGCGCCAAGGAGAACTGGCGCGCCCTGCAACGCCTGGCGGAGGAATGGTGCGAGCAGGAACCCAACAACCCCGAAGCCTGGATGGCCCTGGGCCGCGCCCTGCGGGGCCGGGATCAGGCGGAGGACGCCGCCGCCGCCTTCCAGAAGGTACTGATGCTGGATTCCACCCACGCGGAAGCCAAGTGGGCCTTGGAACAGCTGGAGTTCGAACTGAGCAAAAGCCTTATGCCCACCGGGGCGCTGTGA
- the cas2e gene encoding type I-E CRISPR-associated endoribonuclease Cas2, producing the protein MTMTLVVTRNVSDRMRGFLASSLLELAPGVYSAPHISPAVRERIWAVAAEWFLHETDASIVMVWADSTIPCGQGVRTLGVPPIRVASIDGLLTGYRLLHPDL; encoded by the coding sequence GTGACCATGACCCTGGTGGTAACCCGCAACGTCAGTGACCGGATGCGCGGTTTCCTCGCCAGTTCCCTGTTGGAGTTGGCGCCCGGTGTCTACAGTGCCCCCCACATCTCCCCGGCGGTACGGGAACGCATCTGGGCTGTGGCAGCGGAGTGGTTCCTTCATGAAACGGACGCCTCCATCGTCATGGTCTGGGCCGACTCCACTATCCCTTGTGGCCAGGGGGTGCGAACTCTAGGCGTCCCGCCTATCAGGGTTGCCTCGATCGACGGCCTACTGACAGGCTACAGGCTGCTACACCCTGATCTTTAA
- the cas1e gene encoding type I-E CRISPR-associated endonuclease Cas1, whose amino-acid sequence MPGLLVGRLGLADARIPHVDRHGLVWLSRGRLFVEDGTLRFVCTESADLDAGDYAIPYQNVSLILLGPGSTVSHDALRILARHGTLLAAVGDGGTKFYTAPPMGQGHSEIARAHARLWANGKTRLDVARKMYALRFGRILPHRDISVLRGIEGGRMKEIYRIEADRQRISWQGRRYDRSRPEGADIPNQAVNHAATFVESAADVAVAAVGALPPLGFIHEDSSNAFTLDVADLYRAEVVIPLAFRVARKALDDKSLNLERTLRREAAMEFRRFKLIPKMIDRIKELFGDHDPGGNPQRQ is encoded by the coding sequence ATGCCGGGACTCCTCGTAGGCCGGCTCGGCCTGGCCGACGCCCGCATCCCCCACGTCGACCGCCACGGCCTGGTCTGGCTCTCCCGCGGGCGACTCTTCGTCGAAGACGGCACCCTGCGCTTCGTCTGTACCGAATCGGCCGACCTCGATGCGGGCGACTACGCCATCCCCTACCAGAACGTCTCTCTCATCCTTCTCGGGCCGGGCTCTACCGTCAGCCACGACGCCCTGCGTATCCTCGCCCGCCACGGCACCCTGCTCGCCGCCGTCGGCGATGGCGGCACCAAGTTCTACACCGCCCCGCCCATGGGCCAGGGCCACAGCGAAATCGCTCGTGCCCATGCCCGCCTCTGGGCCAACGGAAAAACCCGCCTCGACGTTGCCCGCAAGATGTACGCACTGCGCTTTGGTCGCATCCTTCCCCACCGCGACATCAGCGTCCTGCGCGGCATCGAAGGCGGCCGCATGAAAGAGATCTACCGGATCGAAGCCGACCGCCAGCGCATCTCCTGGCAAGGCCGTCGCTACGACCGAAGCCGCCCGGAAGGTGCGGACATCCCCAACCAGGCCGTCAACCATGCCGCCACGTTCGTCGAAAGTGCGGCCGATGTCGCCGTTGCCGCGGTTGGTGCATTGCCGCCGCTGGGTTTCATCCATGAGGACTCCAGCAATGCTTTCACCCTCGACGTCGCCGACCTCTACCGCGCAGAAGTCGTTATCCCCCTGGCTTTCCGTGTCGCCCGGAAAGCGCTCGACGACAAGAGCCTCAACCTGGAACGCACCCTGCGCCGGGAAGCCGCAATGGAATTCCGGCGCTTCAAGCTCATCCCGAAAATGATCGACCGCATCAAGGAGTTGTTCGGTGACCATGACCCTGGTGGTAACCCGCAACGTCAGTGA
- a CDS encoding helix-turn-helix transcriptional regulator, which translates to MPRIEHRTYSRASLEALTLLGKLIQLARKQRRMTAAELAERTGISRSTLQRIEKGDPKVEVGLMFEAAALVGVPLFDAGPGRLVDKIARADDKLALLPKAIHKADTEVNDAF; encoded by the coding sequence ATGCCGCGTATTGAGCACAGAACTTATTCCCGCGCCTCGCTCGAGGCGCTCACCTTGCTTGGCAAACTTATCCAGCTTGCCCGCAAGCAGCGCCGGATGACGGCTGCGGAGCTGGCCGAACGGACGGGCATCTCGCGTAGCACCCTGCAACGTATCGAGAAGGGTGATCCGAAGGTCGAGGTGGGCCTCATGTTTGAGGCGGCCGCCCTTGTCGGGGTCCCTCTGTTCGATGCCGGCCCGGGCCGGCTGGTGGACAAAATCGCGCGCGCCGATGACAAGCTCGCCCTGCTCCCCAAGGCAATCCACAAAGCCGACACCGAAGTGAACGATGCGTTCTGA
- a CDS encoding tyrosine-type recombinase/integrase has product MGIRRLASGKWRLQIRRKNLQVDELYDSEPEAKEALGKYTHASGKSREDMTLEEAWELYAKSLEYASKRERTKDTEASRIKRLLDKYGTLAVSAFSADLVEGYITKRLKDTPKPSSDAIRLEVASLSALMNFCRKKRLIAANPCIGVQRPAAASTPRRLLQEDEGALISLLSHSNPRFRFAARLCLLVRETGARPGEWGGATYNDIDFSKNTITFRNTKYKKQPRTVPLTAAAARLLTSQLQDVVIDNFETFGNTDVIFPAVGQDGEVRPMHYTGALRDIKKKGLLNKRVRAHTGRHEFISTLVESTDLDDSRIMSLVGHHSPASMEVYKHVRNVRFRPQIEEIEPARRTQRVGSLATALDLPQKVIEMMLLHEREKLAEEGLDDGGDELLFDSEFIQRINMLNVRAGNTPHERLQTLIRLREELLKAMGFTQPGKPNPGPDLTNIIEASSIGASHVPQADTDHVLGLLDNALKALKKEKR; this is encoded by the coding sequence ATGGGCATTCGTCGGCTGGCAAGCGGCAAATGGCGACTCCAGATACGTCGCAAGAACCTTCAGGTGGACGAGCTGTATGACAGCGAACCGGAGGCCAAGGAGGCACTCGGCAAGTACACCCATGCCAGTGGCAAGAGCCGCGAAGATATGACCCTAGAGGAGGCCTGGGAACTCTATGCCAAGTCCCTTGAATATGCCTCCAAGCGGGAGCGCACCAAGGACACCGAGGCCTCCCGCATAAAGCGCCTCCTCGACAAGTACGGCACCTTGGCCGTCTCTGCATTTTCTGCTGACCTGGTTGAGGGGTACATCACCAAACGCCTGAAGGACACGCCAAAGCCTTCCTCGGACGCCATCCGTCTGGAGGTCGCCTCACTGTCCGCATTGATGAATTTCTGCCGCAAGAAGCGTCTGATCGCAGCCAACCCCTGCATTGGGGTCCAGCGCCCAGCTGCAGCCTCTACCCCGCGAAGACTGCTCCAGGAGGATGAGGGTGCCCTCATCTCCCTCCTTTCCCATAGCAATCCCCGGTTCCGGTTCGCAGCCCGTTTATGCCTGCTGGTCCGGGAAACGGGCGCCCGGCCGGGCGAATGGGGCGGAGCCACCTACAACGACATCGACTTCAGCAAGAACACCATCACGTTCCGGAACACCAAGTACAAGAAACAGCCACGGACTGTTCCACTCACCGCTGCCGCCGCCCGGCTACTGACCTCACAACTGCAGGATGTGGTCATCGACAACTTCGAGACCTTTGGCAATACAGACGTGATCTTCCCAGCCGTGGGCCAGGATGGAGAGGTCAGGCCCATGCACTACACCGGCGCATTGCGGGACATCAAGAAGAAAGGACTCCTGAACAAGCGGGTCCGCGCCCATACCGGCCGGCATGAATTCATCAGTACGCTGGTCGAGTCCACGGACCTGGACGATTCCCGGATCATGTCCCTGGTTGGACACCACAGTCCCGCCTCAATGGAGGTGTACAAGCATGTCCGGAACGTGCGGTTTCGTCCCCAGATCGAGGAGATTGAACCAGCCAGGAGAACCCAGCGGGTCGGCTCCCTGGCCACCGCCTTGGACCTGCCCCAGAAGGTTATCGAGATGATGCTGCTCCATGAGCGGGAAAAGCTGGCCGAGGAGGGCCTGGATGACGGCGGGGACGAGTTGCTGTTCGACTCGGAGTTCATCCAACGTATCAACATGCTGAACGTTCGGGCCGGGAACACGCCCCACGAACGGCTTCAGACCTTGATCCGACTTAGGGAGGAACTGCTCAAGGCCATGGGGTTCACTCAACCCGGCAAACCAAACCCGGGCCCAGACCTGACAAACATCATCGAGGCCTCTTCCATCGGAGCAAGCCATGTGCCTCAAGCCGACACAGACCACGTGCTAGGCCTGCTGGATAACGCCTTAAAGGCCCTCAAGAAGGAGAAGAGATAA
- the casA gene encoding type I-E CRISPR-associated protein Cse1/CasA yields MNLLTDPLFRVRLSEGATRASLPELLALLGEDRVESLPGLQRHQEDALHIFLCYLAGAVLDRQGVADPRQTADFWLQSIRTLTTSEGCDNDDAWILAVADPTRPAFLQPPAPSKVVFDKDYKPKAASPDALDVLQTAKNHDIKASRGDVMDLEGWAYALLSAQTMTGLLGRGSGGGMNRGISRMNSGYGSRPRVDWLPSFRLGKQFTWNIENLLRHRPVQLSLPFGYQPDGKVLLWIPLWDGNTSHSLSSLDPFFIEIARRYRLVFVGANIQLWAAGSAQTFIGGADLLKGNVGDPWIPISSKTNGALTVPASGLTPELLRNLMFADAGFQPAVMQQIPTGQGAGWFAASVLVRGQGTTDGFHEAAIRIPEKARPVLFGKSPVRDRLAVLSKLGLDMASAIQYRVLQPALYALMEGGPVSINLDKREISQWVGSTASSFTRDWHPRYFDWLWTTLDQPNDSGAMKPWFEQLHRLAETVLEQSIRRVPMRHGRDYRAKVRARGMFYGSLKKHFETYLETPHEHP; encoded by the coding sequence ATGAACCTGCTCACTGACCCACTGTTCCGCGTGCGTCTGTCAGAAGGCGCGACCCGCGCCAGCCTGCCCGAACTCCTCGCCCTGCTGGGTGAAGACAGGGTGGAAAGCCTGCCCGGCCTGCAACGTCACCAGGAAGACGCCCTCCACATCTTCCTCTGCTACCTCGCCGGTGCCGTGCTCGACCGCCAGGGTGTGGCCGACCCGAGACAAACGGCGGACTTTTGGTTGCAGAGCATCCGCACACTCACCACATCCGAAGGGTGTGACAACGATGACGCATGGATACTGGCTGTGGCCGACCCCACCCGCCCCGCGTTTCTTCAACCGCCGGCACCCAGCAAGGTCGTGTTCGACAAGGACTACAAACCCAAGGCAGCCAGCCCGGACGCCCTGGATGTACTGCAAACGGCGAAGAACCACGATATCAAGGCGAGTCGTGGTGATGTCATGGATCTTGAGGGCTGGGCATATGCGCTGCTTTCTGCTCAGACAATGACGGGGCTACTTGGTAGGGGGAGTGGTGGCGGGATGAACCGTGGTATTAGCCGTATGAACTCTGGGTACGGTAGCCGTCCTAGAGTCGACTGGTTACCCTCGTTCCGACTGGGCAAGCAGTTCACTTGGAATATCGAGAATCTACTTAGGCACCGTCCAGTTCAGCTTAGCTTACCCTTCGGCTACCAACCCGATGGCAAGGTGCTGCTCTGGATTCCATTATGGGACGGCAATACAAGCCATTCCCTCAGTTCGCTTGATCCATTTTTTATCGAGATCGCTCGTCGTTACCGTTTAGTGTTTGTCGGGGCAAACATTCAACTCTGGGCAGCAGGGTCAGCACAGACATTCATAGGTGGGGCCGACCTATTAAAGGGTAACGTCGGCGACCCCTGGATACCCATCAGCAGCAAGACCAATGGCGCCCTCACCGTTCCCGCCTCCGGGCTCACCCCAGAGCTCCTGCGTAACCTCATGTTCGCCGACGCCGGCTTCCAGCCCGCCGTCATGCAGCAAATCCCGACTGGCCAGGGCGCTGGATGGTTCGCCGCGTCCGTCTTGGTACGAGGCCAAGGCACCACCGATGGATTCCATGAGGCCGCGATCCGCATCCCGGAAAAAGCCAGACCAGTGCTGTTCGGCAAGAGTCCGGTCCGCGACCGCCTCGCTGTTCTGTCGAAACTAGGCCTAGACATGGCTTCCGCCATTCAATACCGCGTCCTGCAACCAGCTCTCTATGCCCTCATGGAAGGCGGCCCCGTTTCCATCAACCTCGATAAACGGGAGATCAGCCAATGGGTCGGTAGCACCGCCAGCTCCTTCACCCGTGACTGGCACCCCCGCTACTTCGACTGGCTCTGGACTACTCTCGACCAGCCCAACGACAGCGGGGCGATGAAGCCCTGGTTCGAACAACTGCACCGCCTGGCCGAAACCGTCCTGGAGCAGTCCATCCGGCGTGTACCCATGCGCCACGGACGCGACTACCGGGCCAAGGTGCGGGCGCGCGGCATGTTCTATGGCTCCCTGAAAAAGCACTTCGAAACCTACCTGGAGACACCCCATGAGCACCCCTGA
- the cas6e gene encoding type I-E CRISPR-associated protein Cas6/Cse3/CasE has translation MHLIELPLDAAALTRFAWQQGHAAMQSQSDEDFGYAAHAWLAATLGDLAPRPYRLMESRRGLRLLGYAAEPITHLAEHALTFAQPAALGVCDWSTAAGKAMPDAWSAGRRLGFEVRACPVSRGERERDLYLVEIEAAKAEGRDPASRADIYGRWLIGQLQRDGAAVAAPQGITLAGFRRVHSLRQMRSGEGRRHRGVERPDALFTGELQIHDPAAFARLLARGIGRHRTFGFGMVLLRPPTASGS, from the coding sequence ATGCACTTGATCGAACTCCCCCTCGACGCCGCCGCCCTCACACGCTTCGCCTGGCAACAGGGCCATGCCGCAATGCAAAGCCAAAGCGACGAAGACTTCGGTTATGCGGCCCACGCCTGGCTTGCAGCCACCCTGGGCGACCTCGCGCCGCGGCCCTACCGGCTCATGGAAAGCCGCCGTGGCTTGCGCCTTCTGGGTTATGCCGCCGAGCCCATCACCCATCTTGCCGAACATGCCCTCACCTTTGCCCAACCTGCGGCCCTCGGCGTCTGCGACTGGAGCACTGCCGCCGGCAAGGCCATGCCCGACGCCTGGAGCGCCGGCCGCCGCCTGGGCTTCGAAGTCCGCGCCTGCCCGGTGAGCCGCGGCGAACGGGAACGCGACCTCTACCTCGTGGAAATCGAGGCCGCCAAAGCCGAAGGCCGCGACCCAGCCAGCCGCGCCGACATCTACGGCCGCTGGCTCATCGGCCAACTCCAGCGCGACGGAGCCGCAGTTGCCGCCCCCCAAGGCATCACCCTCGCTGGCTTCCGCCGTGTCCACAGTCTGCGCCAAATGCGTAGCGGCGAGGGTCGGCGCCACCGCGGCGTGGAACGGCCGGATGCCCTGTTCACCGGCGAACTTCAGATCCACGACCCGGCCGCCTTCGCCCGCCTGCTCGCCCGCGGCATCGGCCGCCATCGTACCTTCGGCTTCGGCATGGTGCTGCTTCGACCACCAACTGCAAGCGGAAGCTGA